AAAAGTTCTCTGAAATGGTGATTTCAGCTGTTGTGTGTTTTCCGTTGTATGTGAGTTTGTTGCTTTTGTCTAAAGCTGCTATAGTGTACTCTGTTGATTGTACTTACTCGAGGAAGAATTTCGATGGTAAAAAGTTTTATATCATTGTCACCAAGATTTGGAAGCGTATCTTGGTGACTTATATTTGGGTGTGTATGGTGATTACTGGTTGTCTCACGTTGTTTCTTGTACTACTCGTGGCTGTGAGCAGTGCCTTCTCTGTAATAGGGTTCCCTCCAGACTTGATTTTGTACACCGCGATGATTGTTGGGATTATATTCTCTATAATCTTAGCAAATGCTATGATAATTTGCAATATTGCTGTTGTGATCTCTGTTTTGGAGGATGATTCTGGACCGGAGGCGTTGCTTAGGTCTAGTTCTCTCATCAAGGGGCAGACACAAGTTGGGCTATTGATATTTCTCGGATCGACTATTGGGATGACATTTGTGGAGGGTTTGTTTGAGCATAGAGTGAAGATAATAAGCTATGAAGATGGATCTTCGAGGATATGGGAAGGGCCTCTTCTGGTAATATTGTACTCTTTTGTGATGCTTATTGACTCTATGATGAGTACTGTTTTTTACTTCAGCTGTAAATCATATAGAATGGAAGCCTCAAATGAAGAAAGTTTGCCTGTATTAGAAGCCTTGGCGATTTCTTCAGCATTAGCAGAAGTCCAATAACAACATGTTTGAGACTTGAGACTACGTCTTGTAAAGAAAGATTTCTCTATGAACGTTGACACGGAATTATTAGATTATCAGAAGAAAAGTTCGActgaaatctatatatatagcATAACTACTTCAAATGATGTACCATAATGGAGTGTTGTTGTCttacatgaatcaaaagaaGATGTTTTGTAAAGGGTCTGTTAATGCTTCATTGTTTACAATATGCTGCGAGCGATAATTAATTGAAGTTTCTCAGATAGTAAACAGAGTGCATTTAAAACGAGTTGCTTTCGATAACATTCTTCCTTGTTTAGAAGCTAAGCTTTAGTTTCTATTGCTGTCAATTTCTTGAAATGATGTTGTTCTTATTTTGGATGGTCTCAAACAACCTTCTGAAGCAAATAGAAGGCAGAGAGAAGATTTTGAACAAGTGATTGGTTTCAACTTTGAGAATAATGAGCTGAAAATGCgagttaatacctcagatggtcactcaactgTGCACacttctctcagaaagtcactcaactttcaattttcactcaaaagtcactcaactattgctttctttctcagaaagtcactcaactatccactctttcctcaaaaagtcactcaatctattaaattattttttaattaaaattgttgatattaattatttatataacaaatcaaaaattttaaaaataaattaaatcatttagtgATCCATCCACCTGACCCGAcctattaaaaaatatgataggactcattttattttgtctttaatcctaaattaatccctctctttaaaccttgaattaggattaaagacaaaataaaatgagtcatatcatattttttaatgggtcgaGTTAGGTGGGCggatcactaaatggtttaatggtatttttaatttttaaaaattttggtttgttatagaaataattaatatcaataaattttaattaaaaaaacaatttaatagattgagtgactttttgaggaaaaagtggataattgagtgacttttgaattaaaattcaaagttgagtgactttctgagaaataAGTGCATacttgagtgacttttgagtgaaaattgaaagttgagtgactttctgagagaagagtTGACAGTTGAGTGACCATCGGAGGTATTAACTCCTGAAAATGCCAATCGAgtcttcaattaaaaaaaaagggacaaGTGGGTCCTTATTcttataaacatattttctgatttttaatattaaaaaaaaaggactaaattatttattttaaaaacttagGTACTTAAACTATTAATCTTAAAAACTTAGGTACTTAAAAGACTAAATTGAAAGGGAAACTTTAgaactttcaaatttttttgctTTCACTTTCGTATGGGGAAACGGGAACAACGGGCCAGGGAGACGAAGCAActaaaatttcaactttttagctttttcaagttcaaaattttctattGTGTTTATCCTGATCTCAAAggtaaattttcttttcttttttcatttcaaaatattgGAACTAGGGtttcataaagaaaaaaattattatcatcaaactgtatttttattttattttacattgcATTTATTCCGTCTGAAGttaaaattaactcaaaaaatctgtataaaattattttatgttaacgATTTAGTCAATACAATTTAGTGATTTTAGCCACCAACTTTCGTAGTTGTCCGACAACTAGTGAAGTTGTTTATAGAAATAATTAGACATATTTTCAGATGCAAAATGATCTGACAATTGCATGTAGTTGTCATACGACTAGATAAGTTGTTTCCACAACTACGACAGTTGTTAGACAACTGTGTTCAGTTGTTGGACAACTGTGTTCAGTTGTTGATCAATTGATTAGTTGTAggacaaataatataattattgatatttaatatactataattacacatttttttattgactctattaatttaattttatatcatttactAACTTTTTAACTATTTCGGTATAAATATAATGCctcaaaataagagaaaaagaattGGAACATCTTCATCCAATTCAGCTGCTGGAGAAAACGTTGAGAGCTATACTGCTGCTAAGAAAAGAGGTATTGCAACAATTATAACTAGTAAGAACAGCGATAACTTATTAGTAGAAGAAAAAAGTGATGAAAATAGTGGAAACCAATCTAGTGAGGAAGAAAAAGGTGATGAAAGTGAAAACAACGTAAATAACACAAATTCAAGCGAAAAAGAAACAGATGATGAGAGTGATGGAGATAAATCTGGTGGAGAAGAAAAAGGTGATGAAAGTGAAAGTGAAAGTGAAGAATcagttgaaaaagaagaagaagatcttgAATCCTCTCCAGATCATGTCAAAATAATTTCCAATGGTACGTATAAATTTGAGACTCACTTGATTGTGTCTGGGTCTTACGATTCTAGAATCAATGCGAGAGTCGGTTTTGGAGTTCAATTTGTCGAGTTTAGAAAAATTCTAATcccacaaaaaattgaaaatgatttcAAGAAATCTTGCTTTGTTCACTTTTTGAAGTTGGATAAAGATGTAGCAGTTTAACTTCCAATGAAGTTAGTACATAGTCTTAATCttctgaaaagaaaaaagaattataatggTTTGCCAATCTGCTTTGGCATTAATGAATTCGCTATTATGACTGGAAATTATTTTGACATGATCTCCGAATTCTGCTGTTCTCATAGAAAAAATGTGTGATCCAAGCTTAACGTAATATTCTCACTTATCTTTATTGGTACTAATTCTCCACTTTGATCGCCAAGTATAACGTGTAGGATTCTCTACCCATGCACCATGAACAAAGTTGTCGACAACTCCACAATTGTTGAGACAACTTCTATTAGCCTCGGACAACTAAAGACAGTTGTTggacatcaacatgaacatttaACTATTTCAATAGACAACTTCGACAGCCGCCGAACAACAACAAAAGTTGTTGACTGAAACAACCACTTTGAGTTCACTAAACAACTTAAAAATGGACACAAAGTACTTTACTTATTAATAATGCTCTTTTTAGTTTATTCAAAGCTCAAACAAAACAAATGCAGTACAAAAAATTCGGGTCTCAAAAAactcaaacatatatatattgtgacactctttttttcataaattttttttgatagatCTTCTTAATAAAAGCAAATTCTTTTTTgcagatgaagatgaagaaaaagaaaaagaaaagattgaaaaatgTACCTGCCGTTGAGAAGAGAATCGTTGGAATGATGATCCCAAGTTTAGcgccctttttttttttttgtctattttggtaaaatttagatattttaagataaaaaatatagagGTAAAAGTGTAAAAGTAAAAAGTTTGGGGCttttgaaaaagtatattttaacctaataaatattatttattcatttgtcACTTTTACTCAATATTTAAGACTTAAAAGGACTATAACCTAATTGAATAACTTATTTGTCTCTTTTAATACACTACCCCTTCAGCTTTCATTGTTGACTTCTTTTATACTACTAGTATATGggcacgtgcgttgcacgtttacTTCATAACGATGAATAAAATAACAAAcgatttaacttttaaaaaaatatttgtagtgTATAGTTAACTTGAAGAACTTTTTTTTGCATTTAGTCCTccctttattataattttgatatagaaattttatatttgttttaaaagacaaaataaagtAGCAAAAACAAACATAGAGGAACCCTATCTTATGATTAACTtccttaaaatatctttttttgtcTAATAGAATAgagtaaaaatattgaaattcttCCTTAAAATGTCTTTCTTGTCTCGTAGAATAGagtaaaaatgtttaaattaaattaatagatacacaagatatacattttaagaagataaaatgtttgacattaattaattagtaaaagatgaaattcttcttcttattaagTAGAATACaattaagtaattcaaatttataaataagaaaCTTATTAGAAGGAAATAACCAAAGATCTAAAGTGCAATGATTGGTATTTAAACTATGTAAttgtacaaataaaatattagtgtttaattaaataaatcaaattttaatttaatcaagagaaaaaatgaaaatattagtattcttagaattaaaattttgtattttacatttttttgttaaaaaattgatAGGAGAAATATTTGGTCAAAGGATAAAAAATCTTCTAACTTCTTAAGCATTTTGGTGTAGCATTTTTTTGACTTTGGCATTTGGATCTCATGAATGAAAATTGTCTAAAAACTATAGATTTTATCCACAAGCACAAGcaagaataattttttacaaatatttaaaatttaagatgcAAAGatgtaattattaataatttgaaattagaatatCTTGTAGTCATTAATTGTTTTACATGCCATAtacactatttttatgattgtatttgtctcattttctaaaacaaaaaatacacccctaaaacaaaattacaaatacaaaaaaaaagtatcataTATAGCGGCAAGTTTAGCATAAGGCTGTcaacgaaaaataaaaaaaatctaagactattttttcctttttttattattgataatgcaaattgaaacaaagttatagtaataaacattcaagttttgaccataaaaaaagttataatctTTGGAAGTCAAGTTAATGGTAGTGGTATTCAACTACATAAATGGAGGGGTCTTATCATAGTTCTGATCTCgacaaataagttaaaaaaaacaaatgcatCAAGCTTCGATATTCTAGTAATTAAAGTGTTATTCATTCCTATAATCACATTATTCCTTGTAATCTTGACACAAATCCTCTTGCcttgaaattttcttcacttGATTAAAACTTCTCTAGTCTtccacacacaaaaattgtaCGACATATAAATCTTTCTATGCaaataatgttaaaatatttgtatttataggaaaaaatataGCTTTAGAATATGAAGATTCACTTAAAAATTGAAAGGTCAAGagttacaaaaattaaagacaaacaataattaagaacataaattaatttagaagataatctatatacatgtatctatttaaaaggtaaataattttaagaaaataaattaaattagatatttagtTAAGAATTATTCTAAAGAAGTGcaaaagtcattaacatttttattaa
This DNA window, taken from Solanum lycopersicum chromosome 5, SLM_r2.1, encodes the following:
- the LOC101256486 gene encoding uncharacterized protein, which translates into the protein MEAANLTGLSPRLKSISLERDKNDDPEFENSELEEDRHFHSMDALEILKETVTILRYNPIGFLSIAALLICPVSAVLLSNVLVDQYVVKKLMIRLLFLAKSSGLPLKPFINQSCQKFSEMVISAVVCFPLYVSLLLLSKAAIVYSVDCTYSRKNFDGKKFYIIVTKIWKRILVTYIWVCMVITGCLTLFLVLLVAVSSAFSVIGFPPDLILYTAMIVGIIFSIILANAMIICNIAVVISVLEDDSGPEALLRSSSLIKGQTQVGLLIFLGSTIGMTFVEGLFEHRVKIISYEDGSSRIWEGPLLVILYSFVMLIDSMMSTVFYFSCKSYRMEASNEESLPVLEALAISSALAEVQ
- the LOC138348464 gene encoding probable methyltransferase PMT25; amino-acid sequence: MPQNKRKRIGTSSSNSAAGENVESYTAAKKRGIATIITSKNSDNLLVEEKSDENSGNQSSEEEKGDESENNVNNTNSSEKETDDESDGDKSGGEEKGDESESESEESVEKEEEDLESSPDHVKIISNGTYKFETHLIVSGSYDSRINARVGFGVQFVEFRKILIPQKIENDFKKSCFVHFLKLDKDVAV